The Pseudobacteroides sp. region AATGTTTGTTTAGACTTCAGTGTTATTGTAAATACTTTAATAAAATAACACCGATGAGAGGGATGTTTTTGTATAAGAATATATTTAAAAAAATATTATCATTTATATCATATAAAGAAAAAAAGGACAACAGCTTTTACATTCCGGATGCTAGTGAGTTTAAAAAAGGAGATCAGCAGAAAAATGATAAAGGTAAGGCAATTTTTCATAGGAAGACTAAGCGTGAAATTAAAAGGCCGATTCCGATTGATCAACTTGACAAATGTGAAACTGATACTCTCATACTGGCTTCTGAAGAGAATATTTCAAACGATATTGAACTTAATATCCAGTATGTTGAAAAATGCTTTAATTATCCACAAAACAGTGACATTATCATAAGAAGACTACGAGTTGCAGGAAAGTATAAGGCGTTTATTTTTTATGTGGATGGAATGGTAGACCGTTTTACCATTAATAATTCTATTGTTAAACCGCTGATGGATTCCGGCAAGTTTACTGATGCCATTTTTGAGGAATTGACGGATTATATTATTGAAAGCGTCATTGAGACCAACCAGATTAAAAAGGTTATGACACAAGCTGCAGCAATAAAGGATATCCTTTCTGGGAATACAGGTGTCTATATTCAAGGGTACCGTTATTATATCATTTGTGAGACAAAAGGTTATGAAAAACGCAGTGTTGAAAAGCCGCAGGTTGAGGGCGTGGTTAAAGGGGCACAAGAAGCTTTTAACGAAAATTTGAGGACAAATATAACTTTGCTTCGCAGAATTTTAAAAAATAAAAACTTGACTACAGAGTTTATCGATGTTGGTAAACGGAATAACGGAAAATGTGCTGTTGTTTATCTGGATGGGCTGATAAACCCTGCAATTGTTAATGAAGTTAAAAGAAGAATTACAGGGATCAGTACTGACTTTATTATTGGTGACGGAATTCTGGAGCAGTTTATTGAAGATAATCCATGGTCTATTATTCCCTCCATATTATCTACCGAAAGACCTGATAGGACAGCATCGCATATAATTGAAGGCAAGGTGGCAATCCTGGCGGAAGGAACACCTTTTTCATTGATTGCTCCGGTTACTATTGTTGATTTGCTCCATACACCGGAAGACTCTACACTAAGATGGCAATATGGAACCTTGCTGCGGTTAATAAGATTTTTTGCAGTATTCATCGCAACTCTTCTTCCTGGATTATATGTTGCTTTGACCACATTCCACCGGGAAATGATACCAACCGATTTACTCATAGCTATTGCCAAAGCAAGAGAGAATGTACCATTTCCAACCATTGTTGAAGTATTGCTGATGGAGCTCTCCTTTGAGCTGATCCGTGAGGCTGGGATACGAATACCAGGCATTATCGGGAACACCATCGGAATTATTGGTGCATTAATATTGGGACAGGCCGCAGTACAGGCTAATCTTGTAAGCCCCGTATTAATTATAGTAATAGCTTTTACAGGCTTGGGGAACTTTGCTATACCTGACTTCAGCCTTGCATTCGGAGCAAGAATTATGAGAGTTTTTTATATCTTCCTGGGTTCGATGTTGGGTTTTTATGGAATTTCCTTGGGGATTCTGATTTCTCTGACCATACTGGTAAGTATGAAATCATTTGGAGTTCCTATGGTTAGTACAATTGCACCAAAGACCGGAGGGAGTAAAGATTTCGTTTTGAGATGGCCGTTGTGGATGCAGGAAAAAAGGCCTGACTACCTAAATGCACTTGATACCAGAAGGCAGCCCAAAATATCCAGGCTTTGGACAAAAGAGAAAGCAGCCTACAATAAGAAAAAATCTGAAAAGGGAGGTGGGGATCATGAATAGTGAAGGTAAGATAGGGGTTTTTGAGGCTGTGTGTCTTACAACGCTTATAATGACAAACAAGGTATTTTTCACAAGTATTGCATTTATTGTGCAAATGACGGGTACATCGGCATGGTACACAACTTTGGTATCCTGTGCCGCTAGTCTGATTTTCTTTTATTTTTTATACTTGTTGCTAAAAAGATTTCCGGGAAAAGACATACCCCAAATATATGAAGCAGTTCTTGGTAAAGTAGCTGGTAAATTCCTGGTTTTTTTGTTTTGTGTATTTGCAGTTTACTATTCAGGTTCTACATTAAGAGAATTCGTGGAAATGATCAAAGTATATAATCTACCCCAAACTCCCACAAGCATCATTATGATCAGCTTTTTGCTGGTTGCAGTTATAGTATCATATTTCGGATTTGAATGCATGGCACGGGTATGTGCTATCTGCTTCATACCCACAGTGGCAGGCTTGCTGTTGATTTTACTGCTTGCTTCACCTTCCTATAGTTCCAATCTGCTCAAACCTTTCGGAGGTTATGGAATTGATGTGACTTTAATGAGCGGCTTTTTAAGAAGCTCGGCCTATATGGAGTTTACAATCTTAACCATAGTAACCGGTGCAATCGGGGGATACGGAAATTTTAAGAAAATCGGTGTAATCAGTATATTGCTCACAGGAGTGATTTTTTCAACTTCAATCTTTTGTTATCTGCTGGCATTTGGATACTCATCAGGAAGTGAAAATATTTCGGGCATATTTGAACTATCGAGATCAATTTATTTTAACAGATTTTTTCAGAGAGTGGAGTCGATATTTTTATTTATCTGGGTCATTTCTTCTGTAATAACAACTACTGTAACTTTTTATATAAGCATACTTATATATTGCAAAATATTTAAAATAAAAAATCACAGGCCTTTGATTTTGCCTTTTGCAGTATTGGTATTTATTGCTGCCATATTGCCTCGAAGTATGCAGGAAATTACACAGGTCAATGTGGTATTCCTGCGACAATACAGTATGTTTGTGGCGTATATTCCATCAATTATTGTTCTCATAATAGCATGGATTTTTAAGAAGAGGGGGCAGAAGGCGGGTGCATAAGAAGTGTTATGTTTTAGTTCTTGTTATTGCTATATTTTTTAGCTGTTTATCGGGATGCTATGATGCAAGGGAGATTGACGACGAGGTTTATGCTATCAGCATAGGTGTGGACAAAGGTGTTAACAATAAGCTGAGACTAACCGTCCAGTATCCGACATATAAAGGGGGTAGCGAAGGGAGCAGCGGAGGGGGACAGGATCAAAGCGGAATACAAAGCAAGAATGTACAGGAGGGAAGCAATATAAATACTATTGAAGCTCCTACTGTCCTTGAAGGTATTGATATGTTAAGCATGGCGATTTCACGCAGGGTCTCATTATTCCATACAAAGTGTCTCATATTTTCGGAGGATTTTGCAAAGCTTGGTGTGGAGGGGTATATGGGAGGGTTTGAGCGGTTCAGGGAGACAAGGACCACTATGTCTATCATTGTAACAAAAGGAAAGGCTGAGGATTTTATTAAAGAAAGCAAATCCTATATCGGAAGCAGCCTTTCGAAATCAATAGAGCTTTTATTGGCACAATCAGGAATATCAGGTTTTTTTCCGCAAATAGAGTTTTCAGAATTTTACAGAAATCTTTCATCCACCTATAAACAGCCCATAGCTTTATATGGTGGAGTAAATGATTTTAAAAACCTTAAAGAGGAGGATGTTGAGAATCCACCTTTAGTGGCAGGTAAGGGGTTTTTACCGGGACAGTTGCCAAGAAGGGGAGTATCAAAAAGAGAGTTGGTAGGTATTGCTATATTTGACGGCGGAAAGATGGTTGGGTCACTTGATTCCTATGAAACTACATACTACATGATGCTGACAGGTAATTTCAAGAATGGTATAGTGTCTATTCCGGACAAATATAGTCCTGAACATGCAATAATATTTAATCTTCATAATAGCAGGAAACCAAAGGTTAAAGCTTACTTTAAGGATGGAAAGCCGGTTATAGACTTGAGAATTGCTATGGAGTCTGAAATATATGCAATACAAAGCCGCATGAATTACGAAAAGCTTTCAATGGAAGAGGATATTGAGTCCCAGATTGAAGAATTCTTATTGAAAGGAATGAATGATGCCATAAAGAAGACACAGAAGCAATATGGTGTGGATATTTTTGGTTTTGGCGGGTGGATGGCGGGTAATTTTTTTACTATTGATGAATGGGAGAACTACAATTGGCTTTCACATTATAAAGATGCTGCAATTAATTTGGATTTGCATGTTGATGTGAGAAGAACAGGTTTGATTTTCAATTCTGAACCCATATTTACAATTAAAGGGAAGGAACAAAGGACTACAAAATAATGATTTACTTGCTGATTATTCTTTGTGTTGCCATAGGATATTATACTTGTACCTATGGAGTATTCATACTCAAAAATGAGAAAAACATGCTTGCTGCCATAGGGACTATTTTGCTTGCAGTTATAAGTACCGTTGTGTCTATCATAGTTTTGTTTTTAAAGTATTAACCTATGTACTTGTTATTGCCTATTTACTAGGACCTGACCAGCAATTTTTCTTAAATTTATATAGCCTGCATTTACTCCTAAAGTCTGTATTTCCGCTAGTGCAAAGAAGGATTTATCACCATTTCCTTGTGTTGCATCCCAAGCAGCATAATAACCAAAATCCAATGTCACGGCATCCGTTGCCATAGCCGGAAAGGTTGAAGATAAAACCATATTATTTCCTAAAAAAGCATCATCGGTCTGTCCGCCTTTAGCTGTAATATATTGTGAACTGGCATCATGATGTAACATAGCGTCTTTTTAGTAAGCAACAGTAATGTTGTTATTACCCCCCAACTTAAATAAAACTGATGATATAAAGTTTTTTGAGAATATTTGTACAATACTTTTAAACAAATGCCTTAAAAAGATAAAGCCTCAGAGGTTATTATCCTTAGGTGCAAGACTGTTCATTGGTCTACCTGATACTCAAGCCTCAAAAATGTATTTTTTGATCGTGCCTAAAATGAAACAGTTGACATATGAACTAACACTTCGTATAATATTTATAAATATATGAATATATGATCATGCGTTACAATTACAATGTGCTGACAGGGGGATAAGCAATGATTTTAGCCATATTTTTAATTATTGGAGTATTAGTCGCAGGAATTATGAACTATCTCATCCGTAGAATAACAAATAATAAAGCTGATGTATCCTGGTTTAGTCCTGAAAACCTAGTGGAAATCAATGGCATAAAAACTCATATCATTGTCAGAGGTGAGGGAGAACCTTTACTATTCGTTCATGGAAGCCAAATGAACTTATATGATTTTAACCGCAACGTAGACTTTTTTTCAAGGCACTTTAAGGTGTATGCCTTTGATATGGTTGGCTGCGGCTTTACCGATAAACCAAAAGCAGACTATTCTCCACGGTATTTTTCTGACTTTATTAATTATGTTATGCTACATTACAATATCGATAAAGCTTCGTTTGTGGCAAGCTCATGGGGAGGCGGCCATGTATTCCATTTTGTATTGAACTATCCCGAAAAGGTTAATAAATTAGTCATGTCATCACCCTGCGGTTTTAAGCACGAAATGATGTCATGTTATAATATTTTATCTATCCCTGTTTTGGGTAAACTAGCTTTACTGTTTAACTCCAAATCCCTTGTCAGAAGTGAGTTATGCAAGGCCTTTCATGATAAAAGTCTTGTGGATGAAGAACTTGTTCGTTCAGTATATGTTCCTTTTTATACTCATGGATGTATTAATGCAACAGTTAAATCTGCCAGGAACGATGATTTTAGCTTTGTTCAAAACAATTTGGAAAAGATCGACGCCCCTGTGTTGCTGATTTGGGGATCTTGTGATAAGATCCATCCAAAATGGATGATGGATGAAATGCAAAATAGGCTTAAGAACTCACAACTGTGTATTTTAGATAATGTAGGACACTTGCCGCATAAGGAGGCATTTAATGATTTCAACAAATGTACATTTGAATTTTTGGTTAATGGTTAGGTAAAGGGACTGAATCGGCACATGATTATATAGGAATGGTATTTAAACTTATTTTTCTGGTCATAGGGATTTATGGAGTATGCTATAGCTTTATTAATGTACAAAAGATTGATTATTTGGACACAAAGGAAATTAATATTATTGGAATATTGCTGTCTTTAGTTTCACTTGCACTTATTATTGTCGCTCAAAGGACAATGGCAAATTCCTGGCGTATAGGTATTGATGAAAAGGTTAAGACGGATTTGGTTACAACTGGTGTATTTAAGCTTATAAGAAACCCAATTTTTACAGGGATGCTTCTAATACTGATAAGTCTGTTTTTAATGATCCCCACATATTTTACAGCCTATTTGGCGGTATTAAGCTATATTATTATAAACATCCAGGTAAGGCTGGAAGAGGAATTTCTCACACGAGTTCACGGCAAAGCCTATATAGAGTATAAGTCAAAAGCGGGAAGGTTTTTGCCCAAATGGAGAAAATAGAAAATAAAAGCTCCCTCAAAATGTTACCATGTCTGAGGGAGCAATTGCTCATCAATATGCCTAACACATAGCAAACACCACTGGATATAGCAACACTTGGGATTATAGAGATAAGGTAAGACCAAAAAACTTCCTTAACATTTATCTTTAGAATCTTATTGTTAGTGTAACCTAAGACTTTAAGTGTTCCCCATTCTCTCCTTCTATCGATAACGTTGGTCATGGTTGCATTATAAACGCTTGCGAAGCCCATAAGTATACCAAATAATATCATTACTGAAATAAAGACATTCAATCCTCTTTACGTTTATATGGTCTTCTATCTGTTTTCTACTTTCATCAAAATCTTTTTGATTAGTATTGATATAAACACCGCTTACAAGATTTTTTATATTTAAAATATCTTCCAGCTCAGCAATGTTTACATAACCACTTATTAATCTGATTTTACAATAATGTTTTAAAGTATGCAATATTGTGAAAAAGACCTCAAAACATTTTTTAGTTTTAAGGTCTTTCTTTTATTTTAAATCTTTAAAAACAGCTTACCAGGGAAAGCCGCCGCTGCTCCAGTTAACTGTAGTGGTTGGAGATTTGTTGATTGTTACATTTGTCGAAGTTCCGCCGCTATAGGTACCTCCAGTTATTACTCCGTTCACTGTAGTGCCTCCTGAAACAGTGCCACCGTAAGAAACTGTATATGTAGAGCCGTTTTTAAGTTCAGGGGAAGAGAATACTATGTTTATATAATTGCGAATTGGTTTAGTCATGAGAAGTATTTTTCCAGTTGAATCCTTTATACAAACAGCTGAGTTTGCAGACTGAGAAGATGATAGACCTACAGCTATTGAATACTGTGCGGATGCTCCATTTGGATATTGTGCCATCATCATAGCTGGACCCGTAGCTAGTAGTGTCCCGCCAGTCACTGTTAATGGCCCATTGCAGTCAAGGGGTACATTAGGTGAGGATTGAGGTCCGCTTACCACAACTGTACCACCTTTAATTGTAATTGAGCCATTACTGTCCACAGAATCTCCACTTGCTGAACTTGCATATAAGGACCCGCCGGTAATTATTGTTTGGCTGCCGTCATTAGTTTCTGTACGCTTGCCCATACTGGAATTAGTAGCATCGTCAGTTGCTATAATTGATATTGTTCCGCCATTTATATTAATAAGCTTGGACTCAATGCCTTCTCTAGATTTTGTTATGTTAATATTTCCACCATTGATTGTTACTGAGACATAGGAGTTTAGACCTTGACTTCCGGCAGAAAGGGTTAGTGCTCCATCATCAATGAGTAAGTCTTCTGTTTCGCATTGCAAACAATCTTTTGTGCTTGTAATGTTTAATGTACCGCCTTTAACATGAACTTGTCCATTGGCATGAATACCGTCTGATACCGAAGATTTGACATTTATGATACCATTTTCGATAATAACATCGTCATCGCTTGCAATTGCATGATTATAATTTCCTGTAATATTTAAAGTTCCACTGCCTTTTATCTCCAGGTCATCGTTGCTGAATAATGCAGCTTTAAGCGTTGAGTCGCTGTATGTTCTTCCATCGGCTAGTGTATTGATAGTATCCTTATCCAAAGTAATAAATAACTTGTCGGCATTTTTGCCATAAATTGCAGGACCTGATGAGTTTGTTATACTTGCATTACTTAATCTTAGCTTGACTCTCTCTGTGGTATCCACCAGAATCATACCGTTTGTCAAAGTTCCTGAAACAGTATGATCACCGCCTGCTGTAATTTTCACAGTAGAACCACTGACAGATATGCCTGTTCCTGTATAGGTTATTGTAGAACCTAGATTAATTGTACCGGTATTTAACTGCCATGCATCTGAAGGATCAACTGATGTGGTAGGTGTGGGAGTAGGTTTTGTAATAGGTGTTGATGAAGTTATGGTAGTCGGTATAATCGTAGGTGTAACGGTGGAATAACTGTTGGAAGTACTTCCAAAGGCTGTTGCTAAAATTATTACATCTTCCATATTGATGGAGCCGTTTACATTTATATCTGTACTGACACTATATTTTGCATCATTTGTAACTGCATTAAAACTATTAGCTATTTTTATGACATCACTCATGTTTATAGTGTCATCTTGTGTGATATCACCTGCGATTATACTTACAGGCGAATTTGCTGAGCCAAAATTAATATTTCCTTGCTGGCCTGGTATATTACTAAATGTTCGTGATAAATAACCGCTTTTGCTTATTTTTAAAGTGAATCCCGACTGACTGGGTGCTACATTTGCTATTTCAAAATATCCATTGTTATCAGTTGTTGCACTCATACCGTTTTCTGATACTAAAACACTGAAGTTTGAATACAAGTTTTTGTTTGTTGTTGTAAAGGATGGCTTTACATAACCTGATATCTTGTATCCTGAGACTTGTCCACCCTCTGCAGACACGTTTAAAACTGCTGCAGGTACCATTAATGTGGTTAGTACCATGGCACCTGTGATAAGCCCATGCAAAAAATTTCTCATTTTAATCCCCCTTTAAATTTTTGTTAATTTATGTTTTTATAGCTTTTATAGTTATACAAAGACATGAGATTTTTTAGTGGGGTAATCCTCCTTTTATCTATATAGTTATTCAATTAATGTTTGGATTTTGCTGGGGTTTTGGTTAAATACGGAAGTTTTTAGTAAAATATAAGGAATTAGACTATATTAAAGGCATTAATAATCTTACATCTGTGATAGATTATTAACTTTTAATATTATGAACTAATTCCTTGTAAGATACCAGATTATTTTTATTGCAAATTAGGGGTACCTGCTGCCAGCAAATAATTTGTAGTTACCGGACTGATTAAAAGGTTACTGTTGATACTATAGTCCCTCCACTGTAGGTTCCCCCTGTTATTAAACCGTTTGCTTCAGTACCGCCTGTAACAGTACCACCTGCATAGATAGAGTACGTAGTACCTGTTAGAAGCTCAGGTGAAGAGAAAACTACTGAATTATAGGCATATTTAGGTTTGCCTGTAATGAGTGCTTTTCCTGTAGAATCCTTTATGCAAAGAGCAGCAGCAGCTGTTTGTGCCGATGAGAGCGTTACAGCTATTGATTGCTGATAGGATGCATCTGTTGGTAATTGGGAAACGTTTACATTAGAACCAGCTATTAGAACTGTTCCTCCGTTTATTGCAAAAGTAATGTATGGGTCTAAAAATGCTGCAGGTTGTGATTCAGGCCCATATCCAACAACAGTACCGCCGTTTATTGTTATTGAACTGCTGGTGCTAAGGGGATTTCCTTTTTTTGCATTCAGTAATACTGACCCGTTGTTTATTGTAATTAAAGGAGCTTCTATACCTTCATCGCTCTTTGTAACAGTGAGGGTGCCGCCATTTACTACTACTCCTGTATCTGATACCAATCCTTGACCGCCTGCAGAAAGAGTAAGTTTGCCGCCATTTATTACCAGTTCCTCATCTTCGTTTTGAATGCCGTCTTTGGATGCAGTAATGTTAAATGTTCCACCTGTAATTTCAATTGCTCCATTGACATGTATACCGTCACTTACAGCGGATATAACATTTATAACTCCATTTTCCAAAAGAACATCATCCTTTCCGGAAATAGCATGGCCGTAATTACCTGTTATATTGAGAGTTCCCTTACCTTTAATCTCCAAGTCGTCACTGCTGAAAAGTGCAGCATTGGCATTTGGATCGCTGTATATTTTTCCGTCGATAAGTGTGTTGGTCGTACCTTCCTCAATAGTAATATAGAATTTGTCTGCATCATTGCAATATATTGCAGGACCGGTTGAATTGGTTATGCTTGCACCGCTTAATCTCAATTTAACCTTTTCAGTAGTGTTAATGTATATCATGCCATCAGTCAAGGTGCCTTTTACTGTATGGTCTCCTCCCGATGTGATATTCACAACAGAACCGTTTACCGATATACCTGCACCTGTATAGGTTATTGAACTTCCTAAGTTAATTGTACCTGTATTGAGCTTCCATGCATCAGGATCTACAGGGGTAGGAGTTGGAGTAACCGGAGTCGGTGAGGCCGTAGAAGATGGTGCAGCTGAAGGAGTAACCGCAGGATAGTCGCTTGAAGTATTACCGAAGCCCTTGGCCAGAATTATTACATCTTCCATGTTTATGGAGCCGTTCATGTTTATGTCTGCCGCTGCATTGTAGTTTGCATCGTTTGTTATTGCGTTAAAGCTATTGGCTATTTTTACAACATCGCTCATGTTTATGGCATTGTCCTGTGTAATATCCCCTGCCCATATTTCTACGGGAGCAGCAGCAGACCCTATTGATACATTACCTTGAACAACAACGCTGCTGATTGTACGTGTGAGATAGCCGGCTTTGCTTATTTTTACTGTGTATCCGGCACTGCTTCCCGATACATCGGATATTTCAAAATATCCATTGGAATCAGTTATGGCACTTTTGCCATTTTCTGATAGTATAACTTTGAAGTCCCCGAACAGGCTTTTGTTTAAGGTTAAAAAAGATGGTTTCACATATCCGGATATCTTGTTGCCTGTGTTTGGGGTGCTTGAAATGTTTCTGCTGCGTGGTGTCGGGGTTGAAGCGGTTGTGAATTCAGAGGCACCGTCTGTTATTCGGCTGTAGGATTGATCATCCGCAAGTGCCGGAAATTTCACAGAATCCACTATTGTGCCGTCAGCCTTTTTTAATGTTATAGTTTCTCCTGCTGATGTCAGCTTAAAGTTTGTATGTATTTGTCCGTCTGCTGCTACTTTGCTTTTGTCAGACGCCCATATCAACAAATATCCGTTAGAAGGAACTGTTCCTTGCGAGATAGTCCAGCTTGCTCCATCGTCAGAAATGGTATAACCTGCTAAATTAACAGGCTGGCTGCTGCTATTGTAGATTTCAATCCAGTCTGAATAGGCACCGCCCAATGCTCCGCTTTTTGCATCATCCACGTCTCCGTCTCTAATGGTAATAGTGTTTGCTGCCATAATTTCGTTAATAAACAATGCTTGTCCCGCTTCTGCGGATACCTTTAAATTTAATGAAGGAGCCATTGCTGTCGCTAGAATAAGTGTACCTGTAAGAATACTAGGTATGAGTTTTTTCATAGTTAATCCCCCTTTAGAATAGTTTTATTTTTCCATGGCTAATTTATCTATATACTATATTATAACAAAGTAATTGCCTCAAATCTCAAAAGTTATTAATATGGAGCAACATCGGCGTTCATTGACAATATGATGTTTAAATTACCGTTTCTGCAGCGTAAAGCATCAAGAAAATCCTTTTGGTTGATATCTTCTTTAATAGTTATAGTGTATACAAGTTCGAACAATGAGCCCAAATCAGTAGTCTTTACTTTTCTTAATTCATAGCTTATCGTATACTTTTCAAAAATATCATCAAAAACCCCTTGATAATCTAAATCCTCGGGAATGGTGATTTTCAACATCTTGCTTGCTACTTTGCTTACTCCAAAGTTTGTCATGTTTAAAACTGCCATGAACAAGCATAACAAAACGGTAAACAGTACAGCATATCCTAATAAACCTACACCGCATGCAAGACCGGCTGCCATCGCAAATAATACATAAGAAATATCCTTTGGATCACCCGCCGTGCTTCTGAAGCGGATTATGGCAAATGCCCCTGATAAACTGAAAGCCCTTGCTATATTGCTGCCAACCAGCAGTATGATGATGGCAATTATTGAGGGAACCATTACCAGAGTCAGAGAAAAACCCTGTGGTGCTGTCCCCTTTTTGTTTGTTTTCATAAACGTAAAGCTTATGATTATGCCTAATAAAAATGCAGCAAAAACGGTTAAAATTGAATTACCCAAATCCAGTTTAGTTGCTACGTTAGCAACATCAAATATTTCGTCAAGCATTTCTTTTCATTTCCCCCTAGAATAAATTTTTATCTCTTTTTATCTTTATTTACATAACTGCCTGTGAATTTTTTCTTACCAAAGTTTTGAATTCTGTTCCGTATTTCGAAAAGCTTCTCTTATATAGTTTATATTCGCTTAGCATCCTAGTAAGCCAAATGGGAATAGTTTTCTCAGCTTTTACTTCCATTAGCCAGACATCCTTATTCAGAAGTTGTTCACCATGATCTCCTAACTCCAGTCTCAGGTCTTCTCTTCTTGTTCGAATATTTGTATCGAAGGTGATGCGCAGGTCTCTATTGTCTATGCCAAAGTACGCTTTCCTGTCATATGCCAGATAAAGTTTGGGTTCTAAATCATAAACAGATAGAAAGTACTCAATTTCATTGAGAACCTGCTTGTTCATATACTTTTTGAGTTCGGGTTTTTGGCCGGTTGCAACAAAATCATAGGCTTCGCTTAATGTTAGTTTGGTTCTTCTTTTATTGACCAGCCCACATACTTTTTTCTTTATTTCCAGATAGACTTTATCTTCTAGAGAAGGAACACCATAAGCTCGCAAGCGTAGTTTTTCCTTATACTTGGGTTTGGACAATGACTTTCGGATAAGGTGATGATCTTTGGTATCATAGTAAATGTTTGCGATTGTGTAAAAGTCATGCTTTTTATTGTACTCATCCAATTCCATGTACTGATCCAGTGTACGAAGAACCTTTTCATAGGTATGTGTGT contains the following coding sequences:
- a CDS encoding carbohydrate-binding domain-containing protein; translation: MKKLIPSILTGTLILATAMAPSLNLKVSAEAGQALFINEIMAANTITIRDGDVDDAKSGALGGAYSDWIEIYNSSSQPVNLAGYTISDDGASWTISQGTVPSNGYLLIWASDKSKVAADGQIHTNFKLTSAGETITLKKADGTIVDSVKFPALADDQSYSRITDGASEFTTASTPTPRSRNISSTPNTGNKISGYVKPSFLTLNKSLFGDFKVILSENGKSAITDSNGYFEISDVSGSSAGYTVKISKAGYLTRTISSVVVQGNVSIGSAAAPVEIWAGDITQDNAINMSDVVKIANSFNAITNDANYNAAADINMNGSINMEDVIILAKGFGNTSSDYPAVTPSAAPSSTASPTPVTPTPTPVDPDAWKLNTGTINLGSSITYTGAGISVNGSVVNITSGGDHTVKGTLTDGMIYINTTEKVKLRLSGASITNSTGPAIYCNDADKFYITIEEGTTNTLIDGKIYSDPNANAALFSSDDLEIKGKGTLNITGNYGHAISGKDDVLLENGVINVISAVSDGIHVNGAIEITGGTFNITASKDGIQNEDEELVINGGKLTLSAGGQGLVSDTGVVVNGGTLTVTKSDEGIEAPLITINNGSVLLNAKKGNPLSTSSSITINGGTVVGYGPESQPAAFLDPYITFAINGGTVLIAGSNVNVSQLPTDASYQQSIAVTLSSAQTAAAALCIKDSTGKALITGKPKYAYNSVVFSSPELLTGTTYSIYAGGTVTGGTEANGLITGGTYSGGTIVSTVTF
- a CDS encoding DUF4956 domain-containing protein, yielding MLDEIFDVANVATKLDLGNSILTVFAAFLLGIIISFTFMKTNKKGTAPQGFSLTLVMVPSIIAIIILLVGSNIARAFSLSGAFAIIRFRSTAGDPKDISYVLFAMAAGLACGVGLLGYAVLFTVLLCLFMAVLNMTNFGVSKVASKMLKITIPEDLDYQGVFDDIFEKYTISYELRKVKTTDLGSLFELVYTITIKEDINQKDFLDALRCRNGNLNIILSMNADVAPY
- a CDS encoding polyphosphate polymerase domain-containing protein; translation: MAIEVFNRYEKKFMMNTHTYEKVLRTLDQYMELDEYNKKHDFYTIANIYYDTKDHHLIRKSLSKPKYKEKLRLRAYGVPSLEDKVYLEIKKKVCGLVNKRRTKLTLSEAYDFVATGQKPELKKYMNKQVLNEIEYFLSVYDLEPKLYLAYDRKAYFGIDNRDLRITFDTNIRTRREDLRLELGDHGEQLLNKDVWLMEVKAEKTIPIWLTRMLSEYKLYKRSFSKYGTEFKTLVRKNSQAVM